A genomic segment from Curtobacterium sp. MCSS17_007 encodes:
- a CDS encoding amino acid permease — translation MTTTTQGIFRRKPIDTIDDDPEGEGGLKRHLGLWQLTAIGIGGIIGAGIFTLAGTVANGVAGPAVLISFLIAGVASAAAALSYAEFAGLIPKAGSAYTYGYAVLGEVVGWFIGWDLLLEYTAIVAVVAIGISGYVGFLVGQFGIDLPAWMLGAPGTGDGHVVDVFAIVLCLLTAFVLTRGIRSAARFELVAVAIKVGLVVLIVVLGVFHINSANYSPYFPFGFGGVMTGAATVFFAVFGYDAMSTAAEESTDARKHMPKAILLSLGIAMVLYVLATLVLTGMQRYTDIDPASGFSSAFASVGLGGIANVIAIGAIVGIVTVLVTFMLGASRVWFSMSRDGLMPKWFAKTDPKRHVPTRVTWILGVASAVLAGVLPIGVVAELTNIGILLAFVVVCSAVIVLRYRQPDLDRQFRLPFMPVVPIIGVVASLWLVTFLQWETWVRFGIWFAIGLGVYFGYSRRHSALADLGASTPAQSADGPQDPPASS, via the coding sequence GTGACGACGACGACACAGGGGATCTTCCGGCGGAAGCCCATCGACACGATCGACGACGACCCCGAGGGCGAGGGCGGCCTCAAACGACACCTCGGCCTCTGGCAGCTCACCGCGATCGGCATCGGCGGCATCATCGGCGCGGGCATCTTCACCCTCGCCGGCACCGTGGCGAACGGCGTCGCCGGCCCCGCGGTCCTCATCAGCTTCCTCATCGCCGGTGTCGCGAGCGCCGCAGCGGCCCTGTCCTACGCCGAGTTCGCCGGCCTCATCCCGAAGGCCGGCAGCGCCTACACCTACGGGTACGCGGTGCTCGGCGAGGTCGTCGGGTGGTTCATCGGCTGGGACCTGCTGCTCGAGTACACGGCCATCGTCGCCGTCGTCGCGATCGGCATCTCCGGCTACGTCGGGTTCCTGGTCGGGCAGTTCGGCATCGACCTCCCCGCGTGGATGCTCGGCGCGCCGGGTACCGGTGACGGCCACGTCGTCGACGTGTTCGCGATCGTGCTCTGCCTGCTCACCGCGTTCGTCCTGACCCGGGGCATCCGCAGCGCCGCGCGCTTCGAACTCGTGGCCGTCGCCATCAAGGTCGGACTGGTCGTCCTCATCGTCGTGCTCGGGGTGTTCCACATCAACAGCGCGAACTACTCGCCGTACTTCCCGTTCGGGTTCGGCGGGGTGATGACCGGCGCCGCCACCGTGTTCTTCGCCGTGTTCGGGTACGACGCCATGTCCACCGCCGCCGAGGAGTCCACCGACGCGCGGAAGCACATGCCGAAGGCGATCCTGCTGTCCCTCGGCATCGCGATGGTGCTCTACGTCCTGGCGACGCTCGTGCTCACCGGCATGCAGCGGTACACCGACATCGACCCGGCCTCGGGGTTCTCGTCGGCGTTCGCGTCGGTCGGGCTCGGCGGCATCGCGAACGTCATCGCGATCGGGGCGATCGTCGGCATCGTGACGGTGCTCGTCACCTTCATGCTCGGTGCCTCACGCGTCTGGTTCTCGATGAGCCGCGACGGGCTCATGCCGAAGTGGTTCGCGAAGACCGACCCGAAGCGCCACGTGCCGACCCGGGTGACGTGGATCCTCGGCGTCGCGTCGGCGGTGCTCGCGGGGGTGCTGCCGATCGGCGTCGTCGCCGAGCTGACGAACATCGGGATCCTGCTCGCGTTCGTGGTCGTCTGCTCGGCGGTGATCGTCCTGCGCTACCGGCAGCCCGACCTCGACCGGCAGTTCCGGCTGCCGTTCATGCCCGTCGTGCCGATCATCGGCGTCGTCGCGTCCCTGTGGCTCGTGACGTTCCTGCAGTGGGAGACGTGGGTGCGGTTCGGGATCTGGTTCGCGATCGGGCTCGGGGTGTACTTCGGGTACTCGCGACGACACAGTGCCCTCGCGGATCTCG